One Streptomyces sp. NBC_01237 genomic region harbors:
- a CDS encoding methyltransferase, whose amino-acid sequence MTFEESPEAVAQVLQHALAGDDLPDTFTLLGREWSLHRGVFPSTLSAATEVLASIVPYPRGGSFLEVGCGTGVISVTAALNGCASVTALDINEKAVANTAANVERHGVGDRVRVLHSDMYTALGPMERFDTIFWNVPWTYVEDGFSLSTDLHSAVFDPGYRGQARYLAGAHEHLTDGGRLLLGTADLGDRERLDALAEEAGLRVELLHRVRRIEEVRVMEYHVLELHAK is encoded by the coding sequence ATGACTTTCGAAGAGTCCCCCGAGGCCGTGGCCCAGGTCCTGCAACACGCTCTCGCCGGTGACGACCTGCCGGACACCTTCACCCTGCTGGGGCGGGAGTGGAGCCTGCACCGAGGCGTCTTCCCCAGCACCCTGAGCGCCGCCACCGAAGTGCTGGCCTCGATCGTGCCCTACCCCCGGGGCGGCTCTTTCCTGGAGGTCGGCTGCGGCACGGGCGTCATCTCCGTGACCGCCGCGCTCAACGGCTGTGCCTCCGTCACCGCGCTGGACATCAACGAAAAGGCAGTGGCCAACACGGCTGCCAACGTCGAGCGGCACGGTGTGGGCGACCGGGTACGCGTTCTCCACAGCGACATGTACACGGCGCTCGGGCCCATGGAGCGCTTCGACACCATCTTCTGGAACGTGCCCTGGACCTATGTGGAGGACGGCTTCTCGCTCTCCACCGATCTGCACTCCGCCGTCTTCGACCCGGGTTACCGGGGCCAGGCCCGGTACCTCGCGGGCGCCCATGAGCATCTCACCGACGGCGGCAGGCTGCTGCTGGGCACGGCCGACCTCGGGGACCGCGAAAGGCTCGACGCCCTTGCCGAGGAAGCCGGCCTGCGGGTCGAACTGCTGCACCGGGTGCGCCGGATCGAGGAGGTACGGGTCATGGAGTACCACGTACTCGAACTGCACGCGAAGTGA
- the hisN gene encoding histidinol-phosphatase, with protein sequence MSQQTDLELALRLGDIADSITGRRFQARDLRIREKPDRTPVTDADIAVETAVREALSSARPGDAFAGEETGGSVTAGRTWMIDPIDGTKNFLRGVPVWATLIALLEDGRPTVGVISAPALRSRWWAAAEQGAWLRRGSVESAPLPLRVSGNTRLAHAYLSTTSTRTWDMFHSRAAYLRLAEACWEDRAFGDFLQHCMVAEGTLDIAAEPVVNPWDITAVQILVEEAGGVCTDLLGASPQGGTGALSANPRLHQLALECLSVPVPPDSGAPPNCQVGNPQRDGPSC encoded by the coding sequence ATGTCACAGCAGACCGATCTCGAACTGGCCCTGCGACTCGGTGATATCGCCGACAGCATCACCGGTCGCCGCTTCCAGGCCCGCGACCTGCGGATCCGCGAGAAACCGGACCGTACGCCCGTGACCGACGCGGACATCGCCGTCGAAACGGCCGTACGCGAGGCGCTGAGCTCCGCCCGCCCGGGCGACGCCTTCGCCGGGGAGGAGACCGGCGGCTCCGTCACGGCCGGGCGCACCTGGATGATCGACCCCATCGACGGCACCAAGAACTTCCTCCGCGGGGTACCGGTCTGGGCCACGCTGATCGCCCTGCTGGAGGACGGCCGACCCACCGTCGGCGTGATCAGCGCCCCCGCCCTGCGCAGCCGCTGGTGGGCGGCGGCCGAACAGGGCGCCTGGCTGCGGCGCGGGTCGGTCGAAAGCGCCCCCCTGCCCCTGCGGGTCTCCGGCAACACGCGCCTCGCCCATGCCTATCTGTCCACCACCAGCACCCGTACCTGGGACATGTTCCACTCCCGTGCGGCATATCTGCGCCTGGCCGAAGCATGCTGGGAGGACCGTGCCTTCGGCGACTTCCTCCAGCACTGCATGGTCGCCGAAGGAACCCTCGACATCGCGGCCGAACCGGTCGTGAATCCCTGGGACATCACCGCCGTGCAGATCCTCGTGGAGGAAGCCGGCGGTGTCTGTACCGATCTCCTGGGCGCCTCGCCCCAGGGCGGCACCGGCGCCCTGTCCGCCAACCCGCGGTTGCATCAACTGGCCCTGGAATGCCTCTCGGTACCGGTCCCGCCTGATTCAGGCGCCCCACCCAACTGTCAGGTCGGAAACCCACAGAGAGACGGACCATCATGTTGA